From Lolium perenne isolate Kyuss_39 chromosome 5, Kyuss_2.0, whole genome shotgun sequence, a single genomic window includes:
- the LOC127320860 gene encoding protease Do-like 5, chloroplastic produces the protein MALQPLLRLLLRPSLPPPPPHRTPHLPPPSSTRRAAAAALLLLAVAPPPRLARAEPDGEDDVDEPRVVRLFEEASPSVVFIKDLVIAARPRGRGRGDGGAQQTVEDEERGATVEGTGSGFVWDSSGHIVTNYHVVAKLAGDGSESHRCKVFLQDSSGTSYSKEGRLIGYDPTYDLAVLKVDVDADKLRPALIGTSRGLRVGQSCFAIGNPLGYEHTLTTGVVSGLGREIPSPNGRMIRGAIQTDAAINAGNSGGPLIDSYGHVIGVNTATFTRKGSGISSGVNFAIPIDTVVQSVPTLIVYGTTVSNRF, from the exons ATGGCGCTCCAGCCactgctccgcctcctcctccgcccatccctaccgccgccgcctccgcaccGGACGCCACACCTCCCACCTCCTTCATCcacccgccgcgccgccgccgccgcgctcctcCTGCTCGCCGTCGCGCCCCCTCCGCGGCTCGCTCGCGCCGAGCCCGACGGCGAGGACGACGTCGACGAGCCCCGCGTCGTCCGCCTCTTCGAG GAGGCGTCGCCCTCGGTGGTGTTCATCAAGGACCTTGTCATCGCCGCGCGGCCGCGGGGACGGGGACGGGGCGACGGGGGAGCGCAGCAGACGGTGGAGGACGAGGAGAGGGGCGCCACGGTGGAGGGGACCGGCTCTGGCTTCGTGTGGGACTCCTCGGGCCACATT GTAACAAATTACCACGTGGTTGCAAAATTAGCTGGGGATGGATCTGAATCACATCGCTGCAAG GTCTTCTTACAGGATTCGAGTGGCACTAGTTACTCAAAGGAAGGGAGGCTTATAGGATATGATCCAACATATGATCTTGCTGTTCTGAAG GTTGATGTTGATGCTGATAAGTTGAGACCTGCTCTTATCGGCACTTCACGGGGTTTGCGAGTTGGGCAGAGCTGCTTTGCCATTGGAAACCCTTTAGGATATGAACACACCTTAACTACTGGG GTGGTTAGTGGATTGGGGAGAGAGATACCATCTCCCAATGGGAGGATGATTCGTGGAGCCATACAGACAGATGCTGCTATAAATGCTG GTAATTCAGGAGGCCCGCTAATTGACTCTTATGGCCATGTAATTGGAGTTAACACTGCTACATTCACACGCAAAG GATCTGGCATTTCTTCCGGGGTGAACTTCGCCATCCCTATCGATACCGTTGTACAGTCGGTGCCTACCCTAATAGTGTATGGAACCACTGTAAGCAACAGGTTTTAG